The Austwickia sp. genome includes a region encoding these proteins:
- the pdxT gene encoding pyridoxal 5'-phosphate synthase glutaminase subunit PdxT, with amino-acid sequence MHGTDGPLGASRPRPRIGVLAVQGDVREHAAALERCGAYAVPVRRPDDLVALAGIVIPGGESTTIDKLVRAFGLFGPLRELLAAGLPAYGSCAGLIMLADRLVDGRADQETLGGLDVTVRRNAFGRQVDSFEADLRVRGVAQEDRPMRAVFIRAPWVESVGPGVEVLATVDEGAERGRVVAVRQQNLLATSFHPEVSGDDRIHALFVELVRGR; translated from the coding sequence ATGCACGGGACGGACGGGCCCCTCGGCGCCTCACGCCCCCGCCCGCGCATCGGCGTCCTGGCCGTCCAGGGCGACGTCCGGGAGCACGCGGCGGCGCTGGAGCGGTGCGGCGCGTACGCCGTACCCGTGCGGCGTCCCGACGACCTCGTGGCCCTGGCGGGCATCGTCATCCCGGGCGGGGAGTCCACCACCATCGACAAGCTCGTGCGGGCGTTCGGGCTGTTCGGCCCGCTGCGGGAGCTGCTGGCCGCGGGGCTCCCGGCGTACGGTTCCTGCGCCGGCCTGATCATGCTCGCCGACCGCCTCGTCGACGGCCGCGCCGATCAGGAGACGCTCGGCGGGCTGGACGTCACGGTGCGCCGCAACGCCTTCGGCCGCCAGGTCGACAGCTTCGAGGCGGACCTGCGGGTGCGCGGGGTGGCGCAGGAGGACCGGCCGATGCGGGCGGTGTTCATCCGGGCGCCGTGGGTCGAGTCGGTGGGGCCGGGGGTCGAGGTGCTCGCCACGGTGGATGAAGGGGCCGAGCGCGGCCGCGTCGTCGCCGTACGGCAGCAGAACCTGCTGGCCACGTCGTTCCACCCCGAGGTGAGCGGCGACGACCGCATCCACGCCCTGTTCGTGGAGCTGGTACGCGGCCGGTAA
- a CDS encoding YebC/PmpR family DNA-binding transcriptional regulator: MSGHSKWATTKHKKAAIDAKRGKLFAKLIKNIEVAARTGGGDPGGNPTLYDAMQKAKKASVPNDNIDRAVKRGSGAEAGGADWQNITYEGYAPGGVAVLIECLTDNRNRAAAEVRTALTRNGGTLADPGSVAYVFDRKGVVVVPKAQGAQTLTEDGLLEAVLEAGAEEVNDLGDSFEIVSEATDFVTIRKAVQEAGYDYESAEAEFVPNLKVELDADGARKMMRVVDALEDSDDVQNVFVNGDVSDEVAAELDADD; this comes from the coding sequence ATGAGTGGGCACTCCAAGTGGGCGACGACCAAGCACAAGAAGGCCGCGATCGACGCCAAGCGGGGCAAGCTCTTCGCGAAGCTCATCAAGAACATCGAGGTCGCGGCGCGCACCGGCGGCGGTGACCCCGGGGGAAACCCGACCCTGTACGACGCCATGCAGAAGGCCAAGAAGGCCTCGGTGCCCAATGACAACATCGACCGTGCGGTCAAGCGAGGCTCCGGCGCGGAGGCCGGCGGCGCGGACTGGCAGAACATCACGTACGAGGGCTACGCGCCCGGCGGCGTGGCCGTGCTCATCGAGTGCCTCACGGACAACCGGAACCGCGCCGCCGCGGAGGTGCGCACGGCCCTGACCCGCAACGGCGGTACCCTGGCCGACCCGGGCTCGGTGGCCTATGTGTTCGACCGCAAGGGCGTCGTCGTCGTGCCGAAGGCGCAGGGCGCGCAGACGCTGACCGAGGACGGGCTGCTCGAGGCGGTGCTGGAGGCGGGCGCCGAGGAGGTCAACGACCTCGGCGACAGCTTCGAGATCGTCTCCGAGGCCACCGACTTCGTGACCATCCGCAAGGCGGTGCAGGAGGCGGGCTACGACTACGAGTCCGCCGAGGCCGAGTTCGTCCCGAACCTCAAGGTCGAGCTGGACGCCGACGGCGCGCGGAAGATGATGCGGGTGGTCGACGCCCTGGAGGACAGCGACGACGTCCAGAACGTCTTCGTCAACGGGGACGTCAGCGACGAGGTCGCCGCGGAGCTGGACGCCGACGACTAG
- a CDS encoding DUF2892 domain-containing protein, which produces MNTNVGSTDRLIRFGIAVIALIAAYLVGFGSTAGIVLLVVAVLMGVTGTVRFCPLYRLVGASTCGTTRR; this is translated from the coding sequence GTGAACACCAACGTCGGCAGCACTGATCGGCTTATCCGCTTCGGCATCGCGGTCATCGCGCTGATCGCGGCCTACCTCGTCGGGTTCGGCTCGACCGCAGGAATCGTGTTGCTCGTCGTGGCCGTGCTGATGGGGGTGACGGGCACGGTGCGGTTCTGCCCGCTTTACCGTTTGGTCGGCGCCAGCACGTGCGGGACGACGCGCCGCTAG
- a CDS encoding sigma-70 family RNA polymerase sigma factor, which yields MALRPAELTDQIPGLLRYALLLTRDETAAADLVQETLLRALERGSGFRGEASPGTWLRRVLHHRFVDQVRADREVPMGGDDLDRAVEAAWQADAYTVDGEAVVRRAEVVEELADALIRLPAEVRSAVLLHDVEGLTSAEVARVQDVGVPAAKARIRRGRAALVSLLADGPPPLPPHRDGVPLRCWDARSRVEDYLDDELDSQERSRLERHLAGCPTCPELYAALVGVRAGLHGVSSRSGRDPEWVVPAALADRVRQVLQARGESAESEASRPVRSR from the coding sequence ATGGCGCTGAGACCGGCCGAACTGACCGACCAGATCCCGGGCTTGTTGCGGTACGCCCTGCTGCTGACCCGGGACGAGACGGCAGCGGCGGATCTGGTGCAGGAGACTCTGCTGCGGGCGCTAGAGCGCGGTTCCGGCTTCCGGGGCGAGGCGTCGCCGGGGACGTGGTTGCGTCGCGTCCTGCACCACCGGTTCGTCGATCAGGTGCGGGCCGACCGCGAGGTGCCCATGGGGGGCGACGATCTGGACCGGGCGGTCGAGGCGGCCTGGCAGGCCGACGCCTACACCGTCGACGGCGAGGCCGTCGTGCGCCGCGCGGAGGTGGTTGAGGAGCTGGCGGATGCGCTGATCCGACTGCCCGCGGAGGTGCGCTCGGCCGTCCTGTTGCATGACGTGGAGGGACTCACGTCCGCCGAGGTGGCGCGCGTGCAGGACGTCGGTGTGCCGGCGGCGAAGGCGCGGATCCGGCGCGGTCGGGCGGCGCTGGTGAGCCTGCTCGCCGACGGGCCGCCACCGCTCCCTCCCCACCGCGACGGGGTGCCGCTGCGCTGCTGGGATGCGCGCTCGCGCGTCGAGGACTATCTGGACGACGAACTGGATTCCCAGGAGCGGAGCCGGCTGGAACGTCATCTGGCTGGCTGTCCGACGTGTCCGGAGCTGTACGCCGCGCTGGTCGGCGTTCGGGCTGGTCTCCACGGCGTGTCGAGCAGGTCGGGGCGCGATCCCGAGTGGGTGGTTCCGGCCGCCTTGGCAGATCGCGTCCGGCAGGTTCTGCAGGCGCGCGGCGAGTCTGCGGAGTCGGAGGCGTCCCGCCCGGTACGGTCTCGTTAG
- the ruvC gene encoding crossover junction endodeoxyribonuclease RuvC, with protein MRVLGVDPGLTRCGLGVVDGGVGRPLTMVAVGVVRTPSGDPTPERLLTVQTEIDEWIARYRPDAIAVERVFARHDVSTIMGTAQASAIPMLAAARLGLPLALHTPSEVKAAVTGNGRADKAQVTTMITRILRLSEKPRPADAADALALAVCHVWRGGAQERIEAAVARAAAPVSVPRRTLGSTARPAATTTHPRRVAP; from the coding sequence ATGCGGGTGCTCGGGGTCGATCCCGGCCTGACGCGGTGCGGCCTCGGCGTGGTCGACGGCGGGGTCGGTCGCCCGCTGACGATGGTGGCGGTGGGCGTGGTCCGTACGCCGTCCGGGGATCCCACCCCGGAGCGACTTCTCACGGTGCAGACCGAGATCGACGAGTGGATCGCCCGCTACCGGCCGGACGCGATCGCCGTGGAGCGCGTGTTCGCCCGCCACGACGTCTCCACCATCATGGGCACCGCCCAGGCCAGCGCGATCCCCATGCTCGCGGCGGCCCGGCTGGGGCTGCCGTTGGCCCTGCACACCCCCAGCGAGGTGAAGGCGGCGGTCACCGGCAACGGGCGCGCCGACAAGGCCCAGGTCACGACGATGATCACCCGGATTCTCCGGCTCTCGGAGAAGCCGCGACCCGCCGACGCCGCCGATGCCCTGGCGCTCGCCGTCTGTCACGTGTGGCGCGGGGGTGCGCAGGAGCGCATCGAGGCCGCGGTCGCGCGGGCGGCAGCACCGGTGTCGGTGCCGCGTCGTACGCTCGGCAGCACGGCCCGACCGGCCGCCACGACGACGCATCCCAGGAGGGTGGCCCCATGA
- the ruvA gene encoding Holliday junction branch migration protein RuvA, with protein MIASVSGTTTHVGLDQAVVEVGGVGLQVRTTPGTAAALRVGTPARLFTSLVVREDSLTLYGFGAVAERELFEVVQTVSGVGPRLALAMLAVHPPEALRAALATGDIGALTKVPGVGKKGAERLVLELRDKIGALAGGPGGAEGGAAGAVAPPAGEPWREQVREALVGLGWSVKQADDAVGRVADGLGANPPVAEALRAALRELGR; from the coding sequence ATGATCGCCTCGGTGTCCGGGACGACGACGCACGTCGGGCTGGACCAGGCCGTGGTCGAGGTGGGCGGCGTGGGCCTCCAGGTCCGGACCACGCCGGGCACGGCGGCCGCGCTGCGGGTGGGCACGCCCGCGCGGCTGTTCACCTCGCTGGTCGTGCGCGAGGACTCCCTCACCCTCTATGGCTTCGGCGCCGTCGCCGAACGCGAGCTGTTCGAGGTGGTCCAGACCGTCTCGGGGGTGGGCCCGCGGCTGGCGCTGGCCATGCTGGCCGTGCACCCGCCGGAGGCGCTGCGGGCGGCGTTGGCGACGGGCGACATCGGGGCGCTGACCAAGGTCCCGGGCGTCGGCAAGAAGGGCGCGGAGCGGCTCGTCTTGGAGCTGCGCGACAAGATCGGCGCGCTGGCGGGCGGCCCTGGGGGCGCCGAGGGCGGGGCGGCGGGCGCCGTGGCACCGCCGGCGGGTGAGCCCTGGCGCGAGCAGGTGCGCGAGGCACTCGTGGGGCTGGGGTGGTCGGTTAAGCAGGCGGATGACGCGGTGGGCAGGGTAGCCGATGGGCTGGGGGCGAATCCGCCCGTGGCCGAGGCCCTGCGTGCCGCGCTGCGGGAGCTCGGCCGATGA
- the ruvB gene encoding Holliday junction branch migration DNA helicase RuvB, translating into MEGSFDADDERRVEAALRPKRLAEIAGQTRVREQLGLVLEAARRRGTPPDHMLLSGPPGLGKTTLAMIVAAELEAPIRVTSGPAIQHAGDLASILSSLTEGEVLFLDEIHRMSRAAEEMLYLAMEDFRVDIVVGKGPGATAIPLELAPFTVVAATTRAGLLPAPLRDRFGFTGHLDYYEVDDLVAIILRSARLLGVATDEAGVSEIARRSRGTPRIANRLLRRVRDWAQVLGQDVVDRDAAMAALALFDVDSAGLDRLDRAVLDALCRRFAGGPVGLTTLAVAVGEEPDTVETVAEPYLVREGFMIRTPRGRAASAAAWAHLGLAAPPGAPGAPGGAAWAGTSGGAAPSAPAAGGGLPGLRQDELPWGGTTGRF; encoded by the coding sequence CTGGAGGGGTCCTTCGACGCCGACGACGAACGCCGCGTCGAGGCGGCGCTGCGGCCCAAGCGGCTGGCGGAGATCGCGGGCCAGACCCGGGTGCGCGAACAGCTGGGGCTCGTGCTGGAGGCCGCCCGTCGGCGCGGCACGCCGCCGGACCACATGCTCCTGTCCGGACCTCCCGGACTCGGCAAGACGACGCTCGCGATGATCGTCGCGGCCGAGCTGGAGGCGCCGATCCGGGTGACCAGCGGCCCGGCCATCCAGCACGCCGGCGACCTGGCCTCGATCCTGTCCAGCCTGACCGAGGGGGAGGTGCTCTTCCTCGACGAGATCCACCGGATGTCGCGCGCGGCGGAGGAGATGCTCTACCTCGCCATGGAGGACTTCCGGGTCGACATCGTCGTGGGCAAGGGGCCGGGGGCGACGGCGATCCCGCTGGAGCTCGCGCCGTTCACCGTCGTGGCGGCGACGACCCGGGCCGGGCTGTTGCCGGCGCCGCTGCGGGACCGATTCGGGTTCACGGGGCACCTGGACTACTACGAGGTGGACGACCTCGTGGCCATCATTCTGCGCTCCGCGCGGCTGCTGGGGGTCGCGACCGACGAGGCCGGGGTCAGCGAGATCGCGCGCCGATCCCGGGGCACGCCCCGGATCGCCAACCGGCTGCTGCGCCGGGTGCGGGACTGGGCTCAGGTGCTCGGCCAGGACGTCGTCGACCGGGACGCCGCGATGGCCGCGCTGGCCCTGTTCGACGTGGACTCGGCCGGACTGGACCGGCTGGACCGGGCGGTGCTCGACGCGCTCTGCCGCCGGTTCGCCGGGGGCCCGGTGGGGCTGACCACCCTGGCGGTCGCCGTGGGCGAGGAGCCGGACACGGTCGAGACGGTCGCGGAGCCGTACCTGGTCCGGGAGGGGTTCATGATCCGTACGCCGCGCGGCCGCGCCGCCTCGGCGGCGGCCTGGGCGCACCTCGGCCTCGCGGCCCCACCCGGAGCGCCGGGTGCGCCGGGCGGCGCGGCCTGGGCCGGTACGTCGGGCGGGGCGGCCCCCTCGGCACCCGCGGCGGGCGGGGGCCTTCCCGGCCTCCGTCAGGACGAGCTGCCCTGGGGCGGGACGACCGGCCGCTTTTGA
- the secD gene encoding protein translocase subunit SecD has translation MLVITLGLAGFLLAVNRWGEAQLTPKLGLDLEGGTQMILKPQVRSGEDVNTEELSRAVDIIRKRVDGQGVAEAEVSTLGTNVVVTVPGKIGQDQQRALEQSSQMRFRPVLAELPTGAGATGNPTTLPGGSGSAPPATGNPSTLPGASASVGTPAPSGTTGATSAATTKAAQAVVPEALRTAGDRAVAADPTTPAPAATTPAAPGTTPAAPATPAAPQAPGNPFTSAPADPNAKPQWSESVKNDPKRLAQYATNQSWVTADVQKAAIELQCPQKDFDPTKEDLTKPTVVCGSANPAANNQVTEKYVLGPAILTGDALADATSGPETTPQGATTGRWVVNLRMQGGYPTDVYSAVSQLMVGLQRPANQLAVVMDGRVISAPYFSSAILDGSAQISGNFTAESSKLLADQLKFGSLPMSFQAQELQDISPTIGGDQLRKGLIAGAIGLLLVVVYSLFQYRALGFVTISSIAVVALLTYLTITLFGWSQNLRLTMAGVTGAIVAIGTTADSFIVYFERVRDEIREGRALQAAVETGWARAKRTILISDAVNFLAAAVLYLLAASNVRGFAFMLMLTTILDVIVTFLFTHPLLTLLATTKFFGSGHPWSGLSPERLGATPRYRGRGRVAGATATAREVTA, from the coding sequence ATGCTGGTGATCACGCTTGGCCTGGCCGGCTTCCTCCTGGCGGTGAACCGGTGGGGGGAGGCGCAGCTCACGCCGAAGCTCGGCCTCGACCTCGAGGGCGGCACGCAGATGATCCTCAAGCCGCAGGTGCGCTCGGGGGAGGACGTCAACACCGAGGAGCTGTCCCGCGCGGTCGACATCATCCGCAAGCGCGTCGACGGCCAGGGTGTCGCCGAGGCCGAGGTGAGCACCCTGGGGACCAACGTCGTCGTCACCGTTCCCGGCAAGATCGGCCAGGACCAGCAGCGCGCGCTTGAGCAGTCCAGCCAGATGCGGTTCCGGCCCGTCCTCGCCGAGCTGCCGACCGGCGCCGGCGCCACCGGGAACCCGACGACGCTGCCGGGCGGGTCCGGCTCCGCCCCGCCCGCGACCGGCAACCCGAGCACGCTCCCCGGGGCCAGCGCGTCCGTGGGGACCCCGGCGCCGTCGGGGACGACTGGGGCGACCAGCGCGGCCACCACCAAGGCGGCCCAGGCCGTGGTCCCCGAGGCCCTGCGAACCGCCGGCGATCGCGCCGTCGCGGCCGACCCCACGACCCCGGCCCCCGCCGCAACCACTCCTGCCGCCCCGGGGACTACCCCCGCCGCACCGGCGACGCCTGCCGCGCCGCAGGCCCCGGGCAACCCGTTCACCAGCGCCCCGGCCGACCCGAACGCCAAGCCGCAGTGGTCGGAGTCCGTGAAGAACGACCCGAAGCGGCTGGCGCAGTACGCGACGAACCAGTCCTGGGTCACCGCCGACGTCCAGAAGGCGGCCATCGAGCTGCAGTGCCCGCAGAAGGACTTCGACCCCACGAAGGAAGACCTCACCAAGCCGACGGTCGTCTGCGGCAGCGCCAACCCGGCGGCGAACAACCAGGTGACGGAAAAGTACGTGCTCGGCCCGGCGATCCTCACCGGCGACGCCCTCGCCGATGCCACGAGCGGCCCCGAAACGACTCCGCAGGGCGCCACGACCGGCCGCTGGGTCGTCAACCTGCGGATGCAGGGCGGCTACCCGACCGACGTCTACTCGGCCGTCAGCCAGCTCATGGTCGGTCTGCAGCGTCCCGCCAACCAGCTCGCCGTCGTAATGGACGGGCGGGTCATCTCGGCGCCGTACTTCAGCAGCGCCATCCTCGACGGGTCCGCCCAGATCAGCGGCAACTTCACCGCGGAGAGTTCCAAGCTGCTGGCCGACCAGCTGAAGTTCGGTTCGCTGCCGATGAGCTTCCAGGCCCAGGAGCTTCAGGACATCAGCCCGACGATCGGTGGCGATCAGCTCCGCAAGGGCCTGATCGCCGGCGCCATCGGCCTGCTGCTCGTGGTGGTTTACTCGCTGTTCCAGTACCGCGCCCTTGGTTTCGTGACGATCTCCTCGATCGCGGTGGTCGCGCTGCTGACCTACCTCACGATCACGCTGTTCGGCTGGAGCCAGAACCTGCGCCTGACCATGGCCGGCGTCACCGGCGCCATCGTCGCCATCGGCACGACCGCGGACAGCTTCATCGTCTACTTCGAGCGGGTGCGCGACGAGATCCGGGAGGGCCGCGCGCTCCAGGCCGCCGTCGAGACCGGCTGGGCGCGCGCCAAGCGGACCATCCTCATCTCGGACGCGGTCAACTTCCTCGCCGCCGCGGTGCTCTACCTGCTGGCCGCGAGCAACGTGCGCGGCTTCGCGTTCATGCTCATGCTGACCACCATCCTCGACGTGATCGTGACCTTCCTGTTCACCCACCCGTTGCTGACGCTGCTGGCTACGACGAAGTTCTTCGGTAGCGGGCATCCGTGGTCCGGGCTCTCCCCGGAGCGGCTGGGCGCGACCCCGCGCTACCGCGGGCGCGGCCGCGTGGCCGGCGCCACGGCGACGGCCCGGGAGGTGACGGCATGA
- the secF gene encoding protein translocase subunit SecF: MNIAQFGNDLYTGKRSIDFVGRRKTWYVVSLVLFALAALGLGVRHLNLGIEFTGGSDFRIAKVASLDGFEQRARKVVADAGGVEGAKVTKVGQSDVRVETEKFDPDKAKSVSEALAKEFSVPADSVTTSVIGPSWGASVSKQALQALAWFLLLVSIVLAVYFRTWKMAAAALVALFHDIFITVGIYALAGFEVTPASMIGFLTILGYSLYDTVVVFDKVRENTDDAIASGRSTFSDAANLAVNQTLVRSINTTIVALLPVAAILVTGLTVIGPGTLTDLALALFVGIAVGAYSSIFIATPLYAHLREGEPEMKKLAHRVERHRAKSARSGAAAARQQGSAAAEFDGADTDGTPEGAGARRTVADRKRAATAATAGTAPTTATATSTTAADESVTLPAPEGARAGQDGDVDDVPRTATGRPIHPSLNTGPRNQPRRLPRSKR, encoded by the coding sequence ATGAACATCGCCCAGTTCGGTAACGACCTCTACACCGGCAAGCGCTCGATCGACTTCGTCGGCCGGCGCAAGACCTGGTACGTCGTGTCCCTCGTCCTCTTCGCCCTGGCCGCGCTGGGACTCGGCGTACGGCATCTGAACCTCGGCATCGAGTTCACCGGCGGCTCGGACTTCCGGATCGCCAAGGTCGCCAGCCTCGACGGCTTCGAGCAGCGGGCGCGCAAGGTCGTCGCCGACGCCGGGGGCGTCGAGGGCGCCAAGGTCACCAAGGTCGGCCAGAGCGACGTCCGAGTGGAGACCGAGAAGTTCGACCCGGACAAGGCCAAGTCGGTCTCCGAGGCCCTCGCCAAGGAGTTCTCCGTGCCGGCCGACTCCGTGACGACCAGCGTCATCGGGCCGTCGTGGGGTGCCTCGGTCAGCAAGCAGGCGCTGCAGGCCCTGGCCTGGTTCCTGCTGCTGGTCTCGATCGTGCTGGCCGTGTACTTCCGCACCTGGAAGATGGCCGCCGCGGCCCTGGTCGCGCTGTTCCACGACATCTTCATCACGGTCGGCATCTACGCGCTCGCCGGCTTCGAGGTTACCCCGGCCTCGATGATCGGGTTCCTGACGATCCTCGGCTACTCGCTCTATGACACCGTCGTCGTCTTCGACAAGGTCCGCGAGAACACCGACGACGCGATCGCCTCCGGGCGCAGCACGTTCTCGGACGCGGCCAACCTCGCGGTCAACCAGACGCTGGTCCGCTCGATCAACACGACGATCGTGGCGCTGCTGCCGGTGGCCGCGATCCTCGTGACCGGCCTGACGGTCATCGGCCCCGGCACGCTCACCGACCTCGCGCTGGCGCTGTTCGTCGGGATCGCGGTCGGCGCGTACTCCTCGATCTTCATCGCCACCCCCCTGTACGCGCACCTGCGCGAGGGCGAACCCGAGATGAAGAAGCTCGCCCACCGCGTTGAACGGCACCGCGCCAAGTCCGCCCGGAGCGGGGCGGCGGCGGCTCGCCAGCAGGGCTCGGCCGCAGCCGAGTTCGACGGCGCGGACACCGACGGTACGCCGGAGGGCGCGGGCGCGCGACGTACCGTCGCCGACCGCAAGCGCGCGGCGACCGCCGCCACCGCGGGGACCGCACCGACCACCGCGACGGCGACGAGCACCACGGCGGCCGACGAGTCGGTCACGCTACCGGCGCCGGAGGGGGCGCGCGCCGGGCAGGATGGCGACGTGGACGACGTGCCGCGCACCGCGACGGGACGGCCGATCCACCCGTCCCTGAACACCGGGCCGCGCAACCAGCCCCGCCGTCTGCCGAGGTCGAAACGATGA
- a CDS encoding adenine phosphoribosyltransferase — protein MNDSPIAQLVHSRLREIPDFPEPGVLFRDFTPLLGDGTALRAVVDDIAGRYRGQVDAVVGIEARGFILATAVAYALGIGFVPVRKEGKLPHDVHAVSYSLEYGQATIEMHTDALQGTPRVLVMDDVLATGGTAAAACELVERAGGHVVAVEVVIELAGFKGRDALPGRPVSAMLTL, from the coding sequence ATGAACGACAGCCCCATCGCCCAGCTCGTCCACTCGCGGTTGCGGGAGATCCCCGACTTCCCCGAGCCGGGCGTCCTTTTCCGCGACTTCACCCCCCTGCTCGGCGATGGCACGGCGCTGCGTGCGGTGGTCGACGACATCGCCGGGCGCTACCGCGGCCAGGTCGACGCCGTAGTGGGCATCGAGGCCCGGGGCTTCATCCTGGCGACGGCGGTGGCGTACGCGCTGGGCATCGGCTTCGTGCCCGTCCGCAAGGAGGGCAAGCTGCCGCACGACGTCCACGCGGTGAGCTATTCCCTCGAATACGGGCAGGCGACGATCGAGATGCACACCGACGCCCTGCAGGGCACGCCGCGCGTGCTCGTGATGGACGACGTGCTGGCGACGGGCGGTACGGCGGCGGCCGCGTGCGAGCTCGTGGAGCGCGCCGGTGGCCACGTCGTCGCGGTGGAGGTCGTCATCGAGCTGGCGGGGTTCAAGGGGCGAGACGCGCTACCTGGTCGGCCGGTCAGCGCCATGCTCACCCTATGA